A part of Streptomyces sp. DSM 40750 genomic DNA contains:
- a CDS encoding excisionase family DNA-binding protein produces the protein MAERHLTLATTDPFDPSLALLTVEEAARRLRIGRTTCFRLVLAGEIESVMVGRLRRVPTDAVPAYVAKLRHRPAQAA, from the coding sequence ATGGCTGAGCGCCACCTCACCCTGGCCACGACGGACCCCTTCGACCCCTCCCTGGCTCTCCTGACCGTTGAGGAAGCGGCCCGTCGACTCCGTATCGGCCGTACGACGTGCTTCCGGCTCGTCCTCGCGGGAGAGATCGAGTCCGTCATGGTCGGACGGCTCCGCCGCGTCCCCACCGACGCCGTACCGGCCTACGTGGCCAAGCTGCGCCACCGACCCGCCCAAGCGGCCTGA
- a CDS encoding sensor histidine kinase, with protein MRGPGAWWRGKSTPAKVETYTRWSFHSFPLIEVGGFGIPLFGQLPLGSAGWYFALVCVHAALSSVAVSRSLDWVRGGREQPVRLLWTLGIATALVGVVAVVLAHSASLDDEARTALGGIFGGVLIFGVGIIALGIRSRRRLLSVILAFVGGSGALALAVGADRTDILATLVATLFGTTFLSFTSVFSVWLLKAVYELDAARETRARLAVAEERLRFGRDLHDVIGRNLAVIALKSELAVQLARRERPEAVEQMIEVQRIAQESQREVREVVRGYREADLGVELTGARGVLEAAGIDCSVGGTDTAGLPGEVQSALAWVVREGTTNVLRHGNAGQCSVMLKVAEGEVVLTVENDGIRADGDGEGAGDAGRSIGAGSGLAGLRERLAVVDGTLEAGPVGGDAFRVVARVPLTSEGSACAAGSGKASGSGSGSGSGSGKAAGSGSASGGASAAVGSAVVRGGAA; from the coding sequence ATGCGGGGGCCGGGAGCCTGGTGGCGGGGGAAGAGCACACCGGCCAAGGTGGAGACGTATACGCGGTGGTCGTTCCACTCGTTCCCGTTGATCGAGGTCGGCGGGTTCGGGATACCGCTCTTCGGCCAGTTGCCGCTGGGATCCGCCGGTTGGTACTTCGCGCTGGTGTGCGTGCACGCGGCTCTCTCCTCGGTCGCGGTCTCCCGGTCGCTCGACTGGGTGCGCGGCGGCCGCGAGCAGCCCGTACGCCTGCTCTGGACGCTCGGGATCGCCACCGCGCTGGTCGGAGTCGTGGCGGTCGTCCTGGCCCACAGCGCGTCCCTCGACGACGAGGCCAGGACGGCACTGGGCGGGATATTCGGAGGCGTGCTGATCTTCGGTGTCGGCATCATCGCGCTCGGCATACGCAGCCGACGCCGGCTGCTGTCAGTGATCTTGGCTTTCGTCGGGGGCAGCGGGGCCTTGGCCCTCGCCGTCGGGGCCGACAGGACCGACATCCTGGCCACGCTGGTGGCGACGCTGTTCGGCACCACCTTCCTCTCCTTCACCTCCGTCTTCTCCGTCTGGCTTCTCAAGGCCGTCTACGAACTCGACGCCGCCCGCGAGACCCGCGCCCGGCTCGCCGTCGCCGAGGAGCGGCTCCGGTTCGGGCGCGATCTGCACGACGTGATCGGCCGCAACCTCGCGGTCATCGCTCTGAAGAGCGAGCTGGCCGTCCAACTGGCCCGCCGGGAGCGCCCCGAGGCCGTCGAGCAGATGATCGAGGTCCAGCGGATCGCGCAGGAGTCGCAGCGCGAGGTGCGGGAGGTCGTACGGGGGTATCGCGAGGCCGACCTCGGAGTCGAACTCACCGGTGCGCGGGGTGTGTTGGAGGCGGCCGGCATCGACTGCTCGGTCGGCGGGACGGACACCGCCGGGCTGCCCGGCGAGGTGCAGTCCGCGCTCGCCTGGGTGGTGCGGGAAGGGACGACGAACGTGCTGCGGCACGGGAACGCCGGGCAGTGCTCGGTGATGTTGAAGGTGGCGGAGGGGGAAGTGGTGCTGACCGTGGAGAACGACGGGATACGGGCGGACGGGGACGGAGAGGGGGCCGGGGACGCCGGGCGCTCCATAGGCGCCGGGTCCGGGCTCGCCGGGCTGCGGGAGCGGCTGGCGGTCGTGGACGGGACGCTGGAGGCGGGGCCGGTGGGCGGGGACGCGTTCCGGGTGGTGGCGCGCGTGCCGCTGACCTCGGAGGGCTCGGCGTGCGCGGCGGGCTCGGGCAAGGCTTCGGGATCGGGATCGGGATCGGGATCGGGATCGGGCAAGGCTGCGGGATCGGGCTCGGCTTCGGGGGGCGCGTCGGCGGCGGTCGGCTCGGCGGTTGTACGTGGGGGCGCGGCGTGA
- a CDS encoding N,N-dimethylformamidase beta subunit family domain-containing protein, with protein sequence MGSEHHHIRRWESGALAHAVTDPFGQGPVPWLRGNVTYFDDTGQVVPWYVDPAPQEPEAPATGTRTHTGTRARVPAPRTPPGPRSADDVNRQIKGFTATGAAAPGESIDFHITVDPPQEFGVDIYRIGHYSGDGAAKITTSPRLSGIVQPPPLTADRTVSCHHWWLSWRLQIPSYWNVGAYVAVLTTADGYRSHVPFTIRDDCQADLLLLLPDITWQAYNLYPEDGRTGASLYHAWDEKGRLLGESDAATTVSFDRPYAGAGLPLHVGHAYDFIRWAERYGYDLAYADARDLHSGRVDPSRYRGLVFPGHDEYWSPRMRRTTELARDTGTSLVFLSSNTMYWQVELNPSPSGVPDRLLTCRKRQGPGKPALWREIDRPEQQLMGIQYEGRVPEPHPLVVRNADHWLWDATGAHENDELEGMVAGEADRYFPRTPLPEHQGRILLAHSPYRDAGDIVRHQETSLYRAPSGAWVFASGTFAWSPALDRPGHVDTRIQRATANLLDRICKRD encoded by the coding sequence ATGGGCTCGGAGCACCACCACATCCGCCGTTGGGAATCGGGCGCCCTCGCCCACGCCGTGACGGACCCCTTCGGCCAGGGGCCGGTCCCCTGGCTGCGGGGCAATGTGACGTACTTCGACGACACCGGCCAAGTGGTCCCCTGGTACGTGGACCCGGCCCCGCAGGAGCCCGAAGCACCCGCCACAGGCACCCGCACCCACACCGGCACCCGCGCCCGCGTCCCCGCCCCCCGCACCCCGCCGGGCCCGCGCTCCGCCGACGACGTGAACCGGCAGATCAAGGGGTTCACGGCGACCGGCGCCGCCGCCCCCGGCGAGTCCATCGACTTCCACATCACCGTGGACCCGCCCCAGGAATTCGGCGTCGACATCTACCGCATCGGCCACTACAGCGGCGACGGCGCGGCGAAGATCACCACCAGCCCCCGCCTCTCCGGCATCGTCCAGCCGCCGCCCCTCACCGCCGACCGCACGGTCTCCTGCCACCACTGGTGGCTCTCCTGGCGGCTGCAGATCCCGAGCTACTGGAACGTCGGCGCGTACGTGGCCGTCCTCACCACCGCCGACGGCTACCGCTCCCACGTGCCGTTCACCATCCGCGACGACTGCCAGGCCGACCTGCTGCTCCTGCTGCCGGACATCACCTGGCAGGCGTACAACCTGTACCCGGAGGACGGCCGCACGGGCGCCAGCCTCTACCACGCCTGGGACGAGAAAGGCCGACTGCTCGGCGAGTCCGACGCGGCGACGACCGTCTCCTTCGACCGCCCGTACGCCGGCGCAGGCCTCCCCCTCCATGTCGGCCACGCCTACGACTTCATCCGCTGGGCCGAGCGCTACGGCTACGACCTCGCCTACGCGGACGCCCGCGACCTGCACTCCGGCCGCGTCGACCCGTCCCGCTACCGGGGCCTGGTCTTCCCGGGCCACGACGAGTACTGGTCGCCGCGGATGCGCCGCACCACCGAGCTCGCCCGCGACACCGGCACCTCGCTGGTCTTCCTCTCCTCCAACACCATGTACTGGCAGGTGGAGCTGAACCCGTCCCCGTCAGGTGTCCCCGACCGCCTCCTCACCTGCCGAAAACGCCAGGGCCCCGGGAAACCCGCGCTGTGGCGCGAAATCGACCGTCCCGAGCAGCAGCTGATGGGCATCCAGTACGAGGGCCGGGTGCCCGAGCCCCACCCCCTGGTCGTGCGCAACGCCGACCACTGGCTCTGGGACGCGACCGGCGCCCACGAGAACGACGAGCTGGAAGGCATGGTCGCGGGCGAGGCCGACCGCTACTTCCCGCGCACCCCGCTCCCCGAGCACCAGGGCCGCATACTCCTCGCCCACTCCCCGTACCGGGACGCCGGCGACATCGTCCGCCACCAGGAGACTTCCCTCTACCGGGCCCCCTCCGGCGCCTGGGTCTTCGCATCCGGAACGTTCGCCTGGTCCCCGGCCCTGGACCGTCCGGGCCACGTCGACACGCGCATCCAGCGAGCCACAGCAAACCTTCTGGACCGCATCTGCAAACGAGACTGA
- a CDS encoding DNA polymerase III subunit gamma and tau, with translation MSSLALYRRYRPESFAEVIGQEHVTDPLQQALRNNRVNHAYLFSGPRGCGKTTSARILARCLNCEQGPTPTPCGECQSCQDLARNGPGSIDVIEIDAASHGGVDDARDLREKAFFGPAGSRYKIYIIDEAHMVTSAGFNALLKVVEEPPEHLKFIFATTEPEKVIGTIRSRTHHYPFRLVPPGTLREYLGEVCGKEKIPVEEGVLPLVVRAGAGSVRDSMSVMDQLLAGATDEGVTYAMATSLLGYTDGSLLDSVVEAFASGDGAAAFEVVDRVIEGGNDPRRFVADLLERLRDLVILAAVPDAIDKGLIDAPAEVLERMRAQAGVFGAAELSRAADLVNEGLTEMRGANSPRLQLELICARVLLPATYGDERSVMARLDRLERGVNFSGAAAGPAMGYVPGPDVHGGAGAPMGTAPQASPTPLAQQVPPGGGAAAARAAVRGAAGAPGAPGGAAPGPGGGPGAGSDAYGAGGVVGGQAGPAGGGPAGVAPAAPQEAAPIAPAAATGAPAAPAAPANASPHAPASTPAAPTPAGSAPGSWPTPAAAGSGRRPGGWPTAAPAGGGSAPGPTAPPQSSAPAPSGPPATYAQSGSPSAPQAPAAYNPAPGGPDPRMLWPNILETVKNRRRFTWILLSQNAHVAGFDGTTLQIGFVNAGARDNFASSGSEDVLRAALAEQFNVHWKIEAVIDTSGGSSPPPGAPGGYGSPAPAAGGYGGGGYGGGGGGAGGGYGGSPAPASRPSAPQASAPAPRPASPGPTASHQPSSAAPPAAATPPAPEPPPVSPEDDTPEDDDPDLDESALSGHELIVRELGATVVEEIANE, from the coding sequence GTGTCGTCTCTCGCGCTGTACCGCCGCTATCGCCCGGAGTCGTTCGCCGAGGTCATTGGGCAGGAGCATGTCACCGACCCGCTGCAGCAGGCGCTGCGGAACAACCGGGTCAATCACGCGTACCTGTTCAGCGGGCCGCGTGGCTGTGGCAAGACGACGAGCGCGCGGATCCTGGCGCGGTGTCTGAACTGCGAACAGGGACCCACACCGACTCCCTGCGGGGAGTGCCAGTCCTGCCAGGACCTGGCGCGGAACGGGCCGGGTTCGATCGACGTCATCGAGATCGACGCGGCCTCGCACGGTGGTGTGGACGACGCCCGTGACCTGCGGGAGAAGGCCTTCTTCGGGCCCGCGGGCAGCCGGTACAAGATCTACATCATCGACGAGGCCCACATGGTCACGTCGGCCGGATTCAACGCGCTGCTGAAGGTGGTCGAGGAGCCGCCGGAGCACCTCAAGTTCATCTTCGCGACCACCGAGCCCGAGAAGGTCATCGGGACGATCCGTTCGCGTACGCACCACTATCCGTTCCGGCTCGTCCCGCCCGGCACGCTGCGGGAGTACCTCGGCGAGGTGTGCGGCAAGGAGAAGATCCCGGTCGAGGAGGGCGTCCTGCCGCTGGTCGTGCGCGCCGGGGCCGGCTCCGTGCGTGACTCGATGTCCGTCATGGACCAGCTGCTGGCGGGCGCGACGGACGAGGGTGTGACGTATGCCATGGCCACGTCGCTGCTCGGCTATACGGACGGGTCGTTGCTCGACTCGGTCGTCGAGGCCTTCGCCTCGGGGGACGGGGCCGCGGCCTTCGAGGTCGTCGACCGGGTCATCGAGGGCGGCAACGACCCGCGGCGGTTCGTCGCCGACCTGCTGGAGCGGCTGCGGGACCTGGTGATCCTGGCCGCCGTGCCCGACGCCATCGACAAGGGCCTCATCGACGCGCCCGCCGAGGTACTGGAGCGGATGCGGGCCCAGGCCGGAGTCTTCGGCGCCGCCGAGCTCAGCCGCGCCGCCGACCTCGTCAACGAGGGCCTCACCGAGATGCGCGGCGCCAACTCCCCCCGCCTCCAGCTCGAACTGATCTGCGCCCGTGTACTCCTCCCCGCGACCTACGGCGACGAGCGGTCCGTCATGGCCCGCCTGGACCGCCTGGAGCGCGGGGTGAACTTCTCCGGCGCGGCCGCCGGGCCCGCGATGGGCTACGTGCCTGGCCCCGACGTACATGGGGGAGCGGGCGCGCCCATGGGCACGGCTCCGCAGGCCTCGCCGACTCCGCTGGCTCAGCAGGTTCCGCCGGGGGGCGGGGCGGCGGCGGCTCGGGCCGCGGTCCGGGGGGCGGCTGGGGCGCCGGGTGCGCCTGGTGGTGCCGCGCCGGGTCCCGGTGGGGGTCCGGGCGCGGGTTCGGATGCGTACGGTGCCGGGGGCGTCGTCGGCGGCCAGGCGGGTCCGGCTGGGGGTGGCCCTGCCGGGGTGGCTCCGGCCGCCCCTCAGGAGGCCGCGCCGATCGCGCCGGCCGCTGCGACCGGGGCTCCGGCCGCACCTGCCGCTCCCGCGAACGCCAGTCCCCACGCGCCCGCCTCCACGCCGGCTGCCCCCACCCCTGCCGGCTCTGCCCCCGGCTCCTGGCCCACCCCGGCCGCCGCGGGCAGTGGACGGCGGCCCGGCGGGTGGCCGACGGCCGCGCCCGCCGGTGGTGGATCCGCCCCTGGCCCGACCGCTCCGCCCCAGTCCTCCGCGCCCGCCCCATCGGGCCCGCCCGCCACGTATGCCCAGTCAGGCTCCCCGTCGGCGCCCCAGGCACCCGCCGCCTACAACCCTGCCCCCGGCGGCCCAGACCCCCGCATGCTCTGGCCGAACATCCTGGAGACGGTGAAGAACCGCCGCCGGTTCACCTGGATCCTGCTCAGCCAGAACGCGCACGTGGCCGGGTTCGACGGCACGACCCTGCAGATCGGCTTCGTCAACGCGGGCGCGCGGGACAACTTCGCGAGCAGCGGCAGCGAGGACGTACTGCGGGCGGCGCTGGCCGAGCAGTTCAACGTGCACTGGAAGATCGAGGCGGTCATCGACACCTCGGGCGGCTCGTCCCCTCCGCCGGGCGCCCCCGGCGGTTACGGGTCTCCCGCTCCGGCCGCCGGTGGCTACGGCGGTGGCGGATACGGAGGCGGCGGTGGCGGCGCGGGTGGCGGCTACGGCGGTTCCCCGGCCCCAGCGTCCCGTCCCTCCGCGCCCCAGGCCTCGGCTCCGGCACCCCGCCCGGCATCCCCGGGTCCGACCGCGTCCCACCAGCCGTCTTCGGCTGCCCCGCCCGCCGCCGCAACGCCCCCGGCCCCCGAACCCCCACCTGTCTCCCCCGAGGACGACACCCCCGAGGACGACGACCCCGACCTCGACGAGTCCGCCCTCTCCGGCCATGAACTGATCGTGCGGGAACTGGGGGCGACGGTGGTGGAGGAGATCGCGAACGAGTAG
- a CDS encoding phosphoribosylaminoimidazolesuccinocarboxamide synthase: MSGFVEKPEPLQVPGLVHLHTGKVRELYQNEAGDLVMVASDRTSAFDWVLPTEIPDKGRVLTQLSLWWFDQLADLATNHILSTELPPGAPADWAGRTLVCKSLRMVPVEAVARGYLTGSGLAEYEQTRTVCGLALPEGLVDGSELPAPIFTPATKAAVGEHDENVSYEEVARQVGAETAAQLRQTTLAVYSRARDIARDRGIILADTKFEFGYEGDTLVLADEVLTPDSSRFWPADLWEPGRAQPSFDKQFVRDWLTSEASGWDRKSEQPPPPLPEEIVAATRAKYVEAYERLTGTSWS; this comes from the coding sequence GTGTCCGGATTCGTAGAAAAGCCCGAGCCTCTTCAGGTTCCGGGCCTGGTGCATCTGCACACCGGCAAGGTGCGCGAGCTGTACCAGAACGAGGCGGGCGACCTCGTGATGGTCGCCAGCGACCGAACGTCCGCGTTCGACTGGGTGCTGCCGACGGAGATCCCCGACAAGGGGCGTGTCCTCACGCAGCTGTCCCTCTGGTGGTTCGACCAGCTCGCCGACCTGGCCACGAACCACATCCTGAGCACCGAACTCCCGCCGGGCGCCCCCGCCGACTGGGCGGGCCGCACCCTCGTCTGCAAGTCGCTCAGGATGGTCCCGGTGGAGGCGGTGGCCCGCGGCTACCTCACCGGCTCCGGCCTCGCCGAGTACGAGCAGACCCGTACGGTCTGCGGTCTCGCCCTCCCGGAGGGCCTGGTCGACGGCTCGGAGCTGCCGGCGCCGATCTTCACCCCGGCCACCAAGGCCGCCGTCGGCGAGCACGACGAGAACGTGTCGTACGAGGAGGTCGCCCGCCAGGTCGGCGCGGAGACCGCCGCCCAGCTGCGCCAGACGACCCTCGCCGTGTACAGCCGCGCCCGGGACATCGCCCGTGACCGCGGCATCATCCTGGCCGACACCAAGTTCGAGTTCGGCTACGAGGGCGACACCCTCGTCCTCGCCGACGAGGTCCTCACCCCGGACTCCTCTCGCTTCTGGCCGGCCGACCTGTGGGAGCCGGGCCGCGCCCAGCCGTCCTTCGACAAGCAGTTCGTCCGCGACTGGCTGACCTCGGAGGCCTCCGGCTGGGACCGCAAGAGCGAGCAGCCCCCGCCGCCGCTGCCGGAGGAGATCGTCGCCGCGACTCGCGCCAAATACGTGGAAGCGTACGAGCGCCTGACCGGAACGAGCTGGTCGTAA
- a CDS encoding response regulator transcription factor, which produces MRLLLADDEHLIRGALAALLTLEDDLVVVAEAASGPEALAMALAHEPDVAVLDLQMPGADGVKVATSLRSELPGCRVLIVTGHGRPGHLKRALEAGVRGFVPKTVSAQRLAEIIRTVHAGNRYVDPELAADAISSGDSPLTAREAEVLEFAADGAPVAEIAERAALSQGTVRNYLSSAVSKLGVENRHAAVRFARKRGWV; this is translated from the coding sequence GTGCGGCTGTTGCTCGCCGACGACGAGCACCTGATCCGGGGGGCGCTGGCCGCGTTGCTGACGCTGGAGGACGACCTGGTGGTGGTCGCGGAGGCGGCGAGCGGGCCGGAGGCGCTGGCGATGGCGCTGGCGCACGAGCCGGATGTGGCGGTGCTGGACCTGCAGATGCCGGGGGCGGACGGTGTGAAGGTCGCCACATCCCTGCGGTCCGAACTGCCCGGCTGCCGGGTGCTGATCGTGACCGGGCACGGGCGGCCGGGGCATCTGAAGCGGGCGCTTGAGGCAGGTGTGCGCGGGTTCGTCCCCAAGACCGTCAGCGCGCAGCGGCTCGCGGAGATCATCCGGACCGTGCACGCGGGGAACCGTTATGTGGACCCGGAGTTGGCGGCCGACGCGATTTCCTCCGGGGACTCGCCGCTGACCGCGCGGGAGGCCGAGGTGCTCGAATTCGCCGCCGACGGGGCGCCCGTCGCGGAGATCGCAGAACGGGCCGCGCTGTCCCAGGGAACCGTACGGAACTATCTGTCCTCGGCCGTCTCCAAACTCGGCGTGGAGAACCGCCACGCGGCGGTGCGGTTCGCACGGAAGCGAGGTTGGGTATAG
- the purD gene encoding phosphoribosylamine--glycine ligase, with product MKVLVIGTGAREHALCRSLSLDPDVTALHCAPGNAGIAEVAELHSVDALDGAAVAALATRLEADLVVVGPEAPLVAGVADAVRGAGIPVFGPSGEAAQLEGSKAFAKEVMAGAGVPTARSYVCTTAEEIDEALDAFGAPYVVKDDGLAAGKGVVVTSDLAQAREHSLACGRVVIEEFLDGPEVSLFAITDGVTVLPLQPAQDFKRALDSDEGPNTGGMGAYSPLPWADPKLVDEVLQTVLQPTVDEMRRRDTPFSGLLYAGLAITSRGVRVIEFNARFGDPETQVVLARLKTPLAGVLLAAANGTLADLEPLRWSDDAAVTVVVASHNYPGTPRTGDPITGLDEVAAVDAPHAYVLHAGTKRVGDEVVSAGGRVLSITATGKDLTQARDRAYTAVARINLDGSQHRSDIAAKAAAEAS from the coding sequence GTGAAGGTCCTCGTCATTGGTACCGGTGCTCGTGAGCACGCGCTGTGCCGTTCGCTGTCCCTCGACCCCGATGTCACCGCACTTCACTGCGCGCCCGGCAACGCCGGCATCGCGGAGGTGGCCGAGCTGCACTCGGTCGACGCGCTGGACGGCGCCGCGGTGGCCGCGCTGGCCACCCGGCTGGAGGCCGACTTGGTGGTCGTGGGGCCGGAGGCCCCACTGGTCGCCGGTGTCGCCGACGCGGTGCGCGGGGCGGGCATTCCGGTGTTCGGCCCCTCCGGGGAGGCCGCGCAACTGGAGGGCTCCAAGGCCTTCGCCAAGGAGGTCATGGCCGGCGCCGGCGTACCCACCGCGCGGTCGTACGTCTGCACCACCGCCGAGGAGATCGACGAGGCCCTGGACGCGTTCGGTGCGCCGTACGTCGTGAAGGACGACGGGCTCGCGGCCGGCAAGGGAGTCGTCGTGACCTCGGACCTCGCCCAGGCCCGTGAGCACTCGCTCGCCTGTGGCCGGGTCGTCATCGAGGAGTTCCTGGACGGCCCCGAGGTCTCCCTCTTCGCGATCACCGACGGTGTGACCGTCCTCCCGCTCCAGCCCGCGCAGGACTTCAAGCGTGCTCTGGACAGCGACGAGGGCCCCAACACCGGCGGCATGGGCGCGTACTCACCGCTCCCGTGGGCCGACCCGAAGCTGGTCGACGAGGTCCTGCAGACCGTGCTGCAGCCGACTGTCGACGAGATGCGGCGCCGTGACACCCCGTTCTCCGGCCTGCTCTACGCGGGTCTGGCGATCACCAGCCGAGGCGTACGGGTGATCGAGTTCAACGCGCGGTTCGGTGACCCGGAGACCCAGGTCGTCCTCGCCCGCCTCAAGACCCCGCTGGCAGGTGTCCTGCTCGCCGCCGCGAACGGCACCCTCGCCGACCTCGAACCCCTCCGCTGGAGCGACGACGCGGCCGTCACCGTGGTCGTGGCCTCACACAACTACCCCGGCACCCCGCGCACCGGTGACCCCATCACCGGCCTCGACGAGGTCGCCGCCGTGGACGCCCCGCACGCGTACGTCCTGCACGCCGGCACCAAGCGCGTCGGCGACGAAGTCGTCAGCGCCGGCGGCCGCGTCCTCTCGATCACGGCCACCGGCAAGGACCTCACCCAGGCCCGCGACCGGGCGTACACCGCCGTCGCCCGCATCAACCTCGACGGCTCCCAGCACCGCTCGGACATCGCGGCGAAGGCGGCAGCCGAGGCCTCATGA
- a CDS encoding tyrosine-type recombinase/integrase: MAEKNRTRQPNGASSIYFGKDGKWHGRVTVGVRDDGKPDRRHIERKTKAEVTKAVREMERARDDKKLRKPGQSWTLQAWLEHWVENIAKPYVSENTYDGYEVDVRVHLVPGLGAHKLAKLEPEHLERFYRKMQESGSSAGTAHHAHRTIRVALGEAVRRGHVATNAAEIAKAPRLEEEDIEPYTIEEVQSLLVEAAKLRNSARWVVALALGLRQGEALGLHWEDVDLAAGYVRIRKNRLRPKYAHGCGANPCGRKAGYCPKREQTRREHKSTKSRAGRRTIGLPDPLIKILRQHQEAQERERIRAGADWEGKGYVFASPVGGPLSPNTDFHVWKRLLRDAGVRDGRLHDARHTAATVLLILGVPDVVIDSIMGWEPGGAARMRARYMHVTGTMLRKVAQQVGDALWELPKTN; this comes from the coding sequence ATGGCAGAGAAGAACCGCACCCGTCAGCCCAACGGGGCCTCCTCGATCTACTTCGGCAAGGACGGCAAGTGGCACGGCCGAGTGACGGTCGGCGTCCGCGACGACGGCAAGCCCGACCGCCGTCACATCGAGCGCAAGACCAAGGCCGAAGTGACCAAGGCCGTCCGCGAGATGGAGCGGGCGCGGGACGACAAGAAGCTCAGGAAGCCGGGGCAGAGCTGGACGCTCCAAGCCTGGCTTGAGCACTGGGTCGAGAACATCGCCAAGCCGTACGTCTCCGAGAACACGTACGACGGGTACGAGGTCGACGTACGCGTTCACCTCGTGCCCGGCCTGGGCGCTCACAAGCTCGCCAAGTTGGAGCCCGAGCACCTGGAGCGCTTCTACCGGAAGATGCAGGAGTCCGGGAGCTCCGCCGGCACCGCTCACCACGCTCACCGGACGATCCGGGTTGCCCTTGGTGAGGCCGTCCGACGTGGGCACGTCGCCACGAACGCCGCCGAGATCGCCAAGGCTCCCCGCCTCGAAGAGGAGGACATCGAGCCGTACACGATCGAAGAGGTTCAGAGCCTCCTCGTCGAGGCGGCCAAGCTCCGCAACAGCGCGCGTTGGGTCGTCGCCCTGGCCCTCGGCCTCCGGCAGGGTGAGGCGCTGGGGCTGCACTGGGAAGACGTCGACCTCGCCGCCGGGTACGTCCGTATCCGTAAGAACCGACTGCGCCCGAAATACGCGCACGGCTGCGGTGCCAACCCGTGCGGCCGGAAGGCGGGCTACTGCCCCAAGCGTGAGCAGACCCGGCGCGAGCACAAGTCCACCAAGTCACGTGCGGGACGGCGCACCATCGGCCTGCCCGATCCGCTGATCAAGATTCTCCGCCAGCACCAGGAAGCCCAGGAGCGGGAGCGGATCAGGGCCGGTGCCGACTGGGAGGGCAAGGGGTACGTCTTCGCCTCGCCGGTCGGCGGGCCGCTGAGCCCGAACACCGACTTCCACGTCTGGAAGCGGCTTCTCCGGGACGCGGGCGTACGGGACGGCCGTCTCCATGACGCTCGCCACACCGCCGCGACCGTCCTCCTGATCCTCGGCGTCCCTGACGTCGTGATCGACTCGATCATGGGTTGGGAGCCCGGGGGAGCGGCCCGGATGCGCGCCCGGTACATGCACGTGACGGGGACCATGCTCCGCAAGGTCGCGCAGCAAGTCGGCGACGCTCTGTGGGAGCTCCCGAAAACGAACTGA